From the genome of Leptotrichia sp. HSP-342:
TGACCTGATACTTGCTACAGGTGGACCAGGAATGGTTAAATCTGCTTATTCATCAGGAACTCCTGCGATTGGGGTTGGAGCTGGAAATACACCGGTTGTAATTGACAAATCAGCAGACATAAAAATGACTGCAAACTATATTTTAATGTCTAAAACATTTGATAATGGAGTAATCTGCGCAACAGAACAGTCTGTAATTATAGATAAAGAAATTTATGATAAAGTAAGAAATGAATTTTTAAACAGAGGGGCTTATATCCTTAACGACGAAGAACTAAATAAAGTAAGAGAAATATTATTTATAAATGGAAATCTAAACGCCGATATAGTTGGAAAAAGTGCATATATTATTGCAGGTATGGCAGGGTTTGAAATTCCAAAAAGTTCAAAAGTGTTAATTGGGGAAGTTGAGTCTACTGGAATTGAAGAACCATTTGCACACGAAAAATTATCACCTGTGCTTGCAATGTATAAATCAGAAGATTTTGAAGATGGACTTAAAAAAGCTGATGAATTAGTAAAACTTGGTGGATTGGGACATACGTCTTCATTATATATTAATTTAGCTGAAAAAGAAAAAATAGACAAATTCGGAAGATTGATGAAAACAGGACGTACATTAATCAATATGCCAGCATCACTTGGAGCAATCGGAGATGTATTCAACTTTAAATTAGAACCGTCATTAACACTTGGATGCGGTTCATGGGGAGGAAATTCTGTGTCAGAAAATGTAGGAGTAAAACACTTATTAAACGTAAAAACAATTGCAGAAAGAAGAGAAAATATGTTATGGTTTAAAGTTCCTGAAAAAATTTATTTTAAATATGGATCGCTTCCAACAGCTTTAGAAGAATTGAAAGGAAGCCACAAAAAAGCATTTATCGTAACGGATAAAGTATTGGCTGAATTAGGATACACAGAACATATTACAAAAGTGCTTGACAGCATACATATCGATTATAGAATATTCTCAGAAGTAAAAGAGGATCCAACATTAAGTTCAGCTCAGGCTGGAGCAAAAGCAATGCTTGAATATAATCCTGATGTCGTTATTGCTCTTGGTGGAGGTTCTGCAATGGATGCCGCTAAAATTATGTGGGTATTGTATGAACATCCAGAACTTCGATTTAGAGATTTGGCAATGAGATTTATGGATATTAGAAAGAGAATTGTTGAATTTCCTGAAATGGGTAAAAAAGCTAAATTTGTTGCAGTAGCAACATCGGCTGGAACTGGTTCGGAAGTAACTCCATTTTCTGTAATTACAGATGATGAAACTGGAATCAAATACCCTCTTGCAGATTACGCATTGACACCAAATGTAGCAATTAACGATCCTGAACTTATGCTTACAATGCCGAAAGGGCTTACAGTAGCTTCTGGAATTGATGTATTCACACATGCTCTTGAGTCTTATGTTTCAGTTATGGCGACAGAATACACAAAACCTTATTCAAAAGAAGCGGCTAGACTTGTATTCAAATACTTGCCAGAATCAGTAGAATTAGGTTCAAAAGCAATTAAAGCAAAAGAAAAAATGGCAAATGCTTCATGTCTTGCAGGAATGGCTTTCGCAAATGCATTCTTAGGAATAAATCACTCGCTTGCACACAAACTTGGAGGAAAATTCCACGTTCCACACGGTATTGCAAATGCTATGCTTCTTGAAGAGGTTATCCGTTTCAACGCAGCTGAGGCTCCAACAAAGATGGGATTATTCCCTCAATATAGATACCCTGATGCAATGCAAAGATACGCTGAAATGAACGATTATCTAGGATTTGGCGGAAATACTAAAGAAGAAAAAGTAGAAAATTTAATTAAAGGAATTAATGAATTAAATAGAAAAATAGGAATTCCAGCAAGCATTAAAGAATGGGGAGTGCCTGAAAAAGACTTCTTGGAAGCTGTAGATGAAATGTCGCTAGATGCTTTCGATGACCAATGTACTCCAGCTAACCCAAGATACCCGCTAATGGAAGAATTAAGAGAAATTTACTTGAAAGCTTACTACGGAAAAGAATGGGAAAATGAAAAAGAAAGAGTTGGTAAAATTTTAGGTTTTTAATCTATGTTTCCAAATCTATTTAAAATTGAACTGCTAAAAATTATCATAAATTGCAACATTTTACCAAATTTTTTTTTAAAACTAATTTCGTGTAAAAATTTTTCAAATAGTGTTGCATAGTTTAAACATTTTCTTGGTCTCGAATTTATCAACATTAAGGTTCTTATCAAGTCTTTTGTATCTATTTTTGATATGTCGGTCTTCTTTGGGGTAAAATTCCCTTAGAAGACCGTTAATAAGGATCTGCAAAATAGAAATCTATTCCCAGCATAAAAATTTCTTGCCTCTGTCTGATGTGAAAGTCTTGAATGTTCCTTTTGGAATACAGGCTGTCACCTGTTTTATTGCTTTCATCATTGAATCTTTGCTTCTATCCTTCATCTTTATTGCTATATAAAATCGTGTCTTCAATTCCACAAATGTTGCAAAGCAGGCTTTGCTTTCTACTCTTGCTGAAACTACCGAGTTTAGCACTTCTTTTTTCTTGACTTCTTCCGGTGACTTCCCTATATTGAATTTTCCTCTTGTCTCCTTAGTTTTCGCTCTCCTTCTCTTTCTTCTGAAGACATTCAGGGAAACATCCAGAAAATTACTGTACAGCCAGTTGTAGATAGTTTTAAATGATAGTTCCCCTTTACAATTTGTTCAGGTAACTAAGTCTTGCAGAGTCTGTTCTCTATCAGATTTTTCAATTCAGCAGTAATTTTTGAATTTCTTCCTTTATTAGCAGCTTTTGCATTGGCATTTTCTTGAGCATTCTAAGAAGAGTATTCTCCATTAATTCTTTTGATTTCACGGTAGATGGTGGACCTGTACCTGCTAAGGATTTGAGTAATTTTAGAAATTTTGTAATTTTCTTTTAGCAATTTCTTTCATTTATGGTAAAATATTTATGGCTCATGATATATTTCTTTTCGTTAATGTTTTTGTCGTTACTAACATTTTAACATGAAATTATCATGAGTTTTTACATTTTTTAGTTTATCGTAATATATAGTAAAACCTGTTTAAAACTGAACTAATTTATTAAATAAAACAGAAGTAACTGCTTCTTCTAGTGTATTAAAATTATGGGCTATGTCTTTTAATTTTTTCTTTATATTAGCCCATAATTTTTCTATTGGATTTAAATACGGAGAATACGTCGGAAGAAATAATAGACAATGTCCCGTCCCCTTTATTATCTTTTCTAATATATTCTTTCTATGAAATCTGGCATTATCCATCACTATTAGAACTTTCTTCCCTAATTTTTCAATATCTCTTCCTGAACCATTCTTAAAAAAATTCACTTTCCATTGTTTCCCTGTATACCATACTTCCTATCAGTGCATTCCCTATTTTTCCAGCAACCAGGTTTATTCTTAAATATCTTAATCCTCTTTTCTTCCCTTCAACATATATTCCCCTTTTACTCCAGCCGTATTCACGGTAGTAATATTCGTCAAAGTCTATTTCATCAATATAGATTATTTCTCTGCCTGAACCTGCTTCTGATAATTTTTTTAAATATCTATTTACTTTTTTCTCATCCTGCTCCCTGTATTTTGTCTGTTTTTTTTCTTGTGTATCCTGATTTTTTTAGTGCTACTCTCACTGTCTCCTTTCCACAGCCAAAATCTTTTGCTATTTCACGGATGTATTTATCTGCATTCTCTGGATTTTTCATATATTCATCAAGTTTTTCAGGATCAAGCACCTTAAATTTTCTTTTCCGTGTTCTTGATGAAAGATCTCCTGTTTCCTTCTTAAGTTTTATCCATCTGTACAATGTGCTGGAACTTATGTTGAATTGAAATAATGTTTTTGTTTTTCCATTTTCGTAATAAAAATTTAAAATTCTTTTTCTATAATCTTTTTCATATGCCATAAAGTTATTATACCATATTTTTAGGTCGATTTTGTATAAAAAAATTTTGAATTTGTAGGAAAATGTGGTATAAATATAATATATAAAAATTTTATAGAATATGGAGGAAGAATTATGAATGGATATTTTAGTCTTGTTTTACATGCACATTTGCCGTATGTAAGACATCCAGAGTATAAAGAATTTTTGGAAGAAGATTGGTTATATGAAGCAATTACAGAAACGTATGTTCCTCTACTAGAAATGTTTGAAAGCTTAACAAGGGATAATATTCCTTGGAATATAACAATCACAATGTCTGGGACACTTGTAAATATGTTAAATGATGAGTTATTAAGAGAAAGATATATTCGTCATATAGACAAATTGATAGAATTTTGTGAAAATGAAGTGGAAAGACTGAGTCCATATCCTGATATGCTAAATGTTGCAAAACACAACCTATGGTTTAATACAAGAGCGAAACAAGTATTCGAAGAAAAATACAATAGAGATTTGGTAGGAGCATTTAGAAAATTTCAAGATCAGGGGAATCTTGAAATCATTCCTGTTACAGCAACACATGGATTTTTACCAGTTATGAAGGATTATCCTGAAGCAGTAAATGCTCAAGTTTTTATGGCAAAAAAAGATTATATAAAAAACTTTGGAAGAAATCCAAAAGGAATTTGGCTAGCTGAATGTGCTTATTATCCAGGACAGGATAAATTCCTTGAAAAACATGGAATAAGATACTTTTTAGTAGATGCACATGGAATTATGCACAGTAATCCACGTCCAGTTTATGGTATTTATTCACCAGTCTACACAAAAAACTACGTAGCTGCATTTGCAAGAGATTTAGAGTCGTCTGAGCAAGTTTGGAGTTCTGAATCAGGTTATCCTGGAGATGGACTTTACCGTGAATTTCATAAAGATGCCGGTTATGAACTGGATTATGAACTTGTAAAGCCTTATTTGCATAGTGATGGAGTAAGAAGAAACATTGGAATAAAATATCATGCAATAACAGATAAAAAAGGAACTTACAAAGCTGTTTATAATCCACAGGCAGCAGCAGAAAGGGCAAAAGAACATGCCTATAACTTTGTCTTCAACCGTTCAAAACAAATAGAATACCTCGCTTCAAAAATGAAATATAGAAAACCTATTGTAGTATCACCTTATGATGCTGAATTATACGGTCATTGGTGGTATGAAGGACCAATATTCCTAGAATGGGTATTCAGAGCAATAGCAGAATCTAATTTTTCTACAATAACACCATACAAATATTTAGAATTATATCCTACAAATCAAATAGTTGACGTAAGTATGTCAAGCTGGGGAGCAAACGGTTATTATGACGTTTGGATAGATGGCTCAAATGATTACGCATACAGACATCTACATAAAGCCGCACAAAAAATGATAGAACTGGCAAACGGAAGAGAGCCATACAATGAATTGGAATACAGAGCATTAAATCAGGCCGCAAGAGAATTATTGATGGCACAGACTTCTTGCTGGGAATTTATAATGTACACAGGAACAATGGTTGGTTATGCTCACAAAAAAATAAGTGATCATGTCCATAGATTGTTCAAAATTTATGAAGATTTCAAAAATGGAAGATTAGATGAAGGATGGATAAATGAAATCGAAAGTAGAGATAATATCTTTCCTGAAATTGAATACAGAATGTATAGAAGTGACTGGTTATAATTTAAATAATAAAAATTAATATAATTTAAGGAGTGTTTTTTATAAGAGCATTCCTTTTTTATATTAATTAAATTGGTAAATATTTTTATTTGATTTTGAGGTTAAATTAGTATAAAATATATTTAAAAGAGAAAAATTATTTTTTCTAATTTTAGGTTGTTTTTATTAATAATTTTTATTTTTAAAATTTTATTTTTGAGGTTATTTTAAGCAAGGGCATCAGACGCCATGCCCTTGCATCCTCGCTTTTCGAATTTTAATTTTACAGCAAAAGACAAAACTCGCTTTTAACAAAAGTTATTTTAGCCTCATAAAGTTATTATAAATTTAAGTAAGACAGAAAAGCTCGAACAAGTTGTCTTTTACTGAAAAATTAAAATCTCGGAAATTTATAACAGATATTTTTTTGATTCAAATTTTGTTTAGTTTTTATTAAAAAACCCCCCTCAGATAAGTCAGGGATAATGCGTAGCACTTTTGCTATTATGATTATTTGAATATATACAAATAATCATTGTTGCGAAACAAAGGGAAATAGCAATCAAAATAATTTGAAAGTAATAATTTAATAAATAGAAATTAATAGTAGAAAAAATTTTTAATAGATAATAATAGAAAGAGAGAAAAAAGAATGGAGAAGATAATAGGTATAAATCCGGTAATTGAAGTATTGAAATCGGATAAAAATATTGAGAAACTGGAAATTTATAAGAAGATAAAGAAGGAAACAATCAAGGAAATATTGAATTTGGCAAGTAAAAGGAATATAAAGATTTTTTATACTGATAGACGGACTGAAAATTCACAGGGGGTTGTGGTACTTGTTTCAGAATTTGATTATTATATGGATTTTTCTGCATTTTTGGAAAAGCTTTTGAGAAAAGAAAAGTCAAGAGTAGTTGTACTAGATCAGATTCAGGATCCAAGAAACTTTGGGGCGATTATAAGAAGTGCAGAGTGCTTTGGAGTGGATGGGATTATTATTCAAGACAGAAATAGTGTGAAAGTTACGGGAACTGTTGTAAAATCATCGACAGGAGCAATTGAGCATGTGGATATTATAAAAGTTACAAATATTTCTGATACGATTGACAAATTAAAAAAATATGGATATACAGTTTACGGTGCAGAAGCTGACGGGCAAAATTATTATTATGAGGAAAATTACCCAGAAAAAGTATGTCTTGTGCTTGGAAGCGAAGGAAATGGAATGCGTAAAAAAGTAAAGGAACATTGCGACAAGATTGTAAAAATACACTTGAAGGGTCAAATAAACTCGTTGAATGTGTCTGTGGCTGGAGGGATAATATTGGCAGAAATGTCGAAAAATTAATGAAATTTGATAAATAATACGTCTTTAATTTTTGCTCCAAATCTACAAAAAAAATTCTTGAAATTAAAGTGAAAAAATGATATTATTAAATATAATAGTTTTTTTAAAATTTCTTTAAATATTGGAATTTATCATAGAAAAAGATAGTTTTTTATGTAAAATATTTAGATTTAGGAGATTTTTAAGTTAAAAAAATAAAAAGGAATTTTGGAAATTACTGTGAGTAAAAATTAAGTGTAGATAATTGAATTTAGGAGATGAATTGAGTTTATTTATTTTAAAGATAATTGGAATAATAGCAATGTTTGTGGATCATTATCATTATATTATCGGTGGAAATGTGATTTTAAATATTGTTGGGAGAATTGCTTTTCCAATATTTGCATTTACGCTAAGTGAAGGATATGTACATACTAGAAATTTAAAAAAATATTTATATAGACTTTTTATTTTTGCAATAGGTATACAAATACCATCTGTCATATTTGGTCATAAATACCCTATAAACATATTCTTTACATTGTTTTTAGGACTTCTAACAATTTATATACTTAATTTTAAGAAAAAATACATAAAAAATCAGATATTTTTATGGATAATAAAAATTATTCTGATGAGTTTTATATTATTTATTTCTCAATGGCTTGAAATGGATTATGGGGCATACGGAATTTTATTAATTGTAAATTTTAATATTTCTAGAAATAGTAAATTTTGTATATTAATGAACTTTCTTATATTAAATACTTTTAATTTATTATTTCCCGATATTTTTAAGCTAACAAAAACACAGTTTTTTTCAATAGTTTCATTAATCTTTATTTTTATGTATAATGGAAAAAAAGGAAGAAGTATGAAATATTTTTTTTATTTATTTTATCCGATACATTTTCTTATTTTAGAAGGAATAAGAAATATCAGATAGTTTTAGTGTATTCATAAAAATTTTTGGAGAGGGAAAATGACAAAAAAGGAAAGATTGAAAAAGATATTTCCAATATTAAAAGAAAAATTTGGCAATCCAAAAGCTGCATTAGAATTTGAGACTCCTTATCAGCTAATGGTAGCAGTCATCTTATCAGCTCAATGTACCGATGTACGTGTAAACATTGTTACAAAGGAGCTTTTTAAAGTTGTTAGAAAACCTGAGGACATTAGAAAAATGGATTTAGAAACACTTGAAAAATATATAAAATCAACAGGTTTTTATAAGAACAAGGCAAAAAATATAAAATTAAATGCTGAGATGATGCTTGAAAAATATAATGATATAATTCCAAAGGATTTGAAAAAACTTGTAGAATTGCCAGGTGTCGGACGAAAAACTGCAAATGTTGTTCTTGGAGAGCTTTGGAATATTCGAGAAGGAATTGTTGTTGATACTCATGTTAAGAGATTATCTAACCGTATAGGATTTGTAAAAAATGATAATCCTGAGATTATTGAACGGGAACTTATGAAATTTGTGCCCAAAAAAGATTGGTTTGTGTATTCGCATTATATGATTTTACATGGGCGGGATAAATGTATAGCAAGAAAGCCCAAATGTAATATATGTGAAATCAGGGACTACTGTAAATATAATCTAGATAATTTAAAGAAAAAAGGAATTAGTAAATAGATTTTTAGTATAAATAAATGTAGAAAGGAAAAGAATGGTTAAAAAGATAAAAAGAGTTTTGATTTTTGGAGTGTTGGCATTGTTTGCTGTTCTTATCTATGCAGAAGGAGAGCAAGATTCATCTAAAGAGGGGATTACTGTCAAGGAGGAGAAAAGTAAAAATTCTACAACAAGAGAAGATGGTTCTAGTGAAATAGAACAGGCAACGAGAAGAGGGTATTCAAAACATTTTAGACACGGTAAAAAAAGAAGAAATTCTAAGCATGAGGAATATAATGAATATACTGAAAATAATCAAAATCGATCATCAAATTGGAAGAGTAAATCTGAAAAATGGCAAAATAAAACTAGTTCATTAAAAGATAGCAATTCAGAAGAAACAAAGCACAGAAGAAAACTTGTAAAGGCAATAGAACATGAACATGAAGGAGCTTCACATTATTACGGAGAGGTTATAAAATTTATTGCCACTACAGATGGAAAAGTCTTAAAGGAAAAAATGTCAAGGCAGAAGCATCCGATAGCTTCACTTACAAAGGTTATGAATATTTTAGTGGCATTGGAACAGGTTGACAGGGGAAATGCAAAGTTAGATGATAAAATATGCTTTACACCTGAATTTGTAAATATGGGTGGAAGCTGGCTGAATGCAAAGGCTGGAGATTGCTATACATTAAAAGATTTACTTCGTGCAGAAATTATTTATTCAGCAAATAATGCTGCATATTTAGTTGCACATCATATTGGAAAAGGAAATATTGATAATTTTGTAAAATTAATGAATGATAAAGCTAAAGAACTGGGAATGAATGATACACGTTATTATACACCAGCAGGATTGCCGCCTTCGATGACAAATAAAAATATGGATATTTCAACAGCATATGATATGTATTTGCTTGGAAATAGAGCTATAAGAGATGAAAGATTACGTGCATGGATGAAGGAATCAGAGTTGGTATTGCAAAATTCAGAAGGTGAAGATGTTGTTTACAACAATAGAAATCATCTTTTAGACCAGTTTGGTATTTACGGCTTAAAAACAGGATTTCATGCACAGGCTGGTTACAACATGATAGTATCAAGTAAAATAGGGAATCTTGAAATTATCTCGGTAACATTAGGAAACAAGAGTGATAATGCCAGAACAGAAGATCAAGAGCAGGAATTTACACAGCTGGAAAAACGTATGATACCAGTTTACAAGGCAGGACAGGAAATTAATAAAAAGTTTAAGATAAAAAATGCTGAAGCAAAAGAAATAAAAGGTGTTTTATCAACAAATGTCTACCAGATTGATAATACAAATTATAAATTTGAAGTAAAAGATTTACAAGTCTCAGCTGAAAAAGAAGGAATTTCCAAAGGAGATGTAATAGGTAAACTTGAAGTTCTGTCAAATGATAACAAGGTTGTAGGAACTGTTGATATTGTGGCACAGAATGATTATAAACAGTTATCTCTATTTAGACGTATTTTGAGATTTATAACGCTTGGGCTTGCATAAAAGATAGAAATTGAGCTGTTTAGAAATGAAACGGCTCTTTTTTTATTTATCTGATATAAATATAATGTAATTTAGA
Proteins encoded in this window:
- the adhE gene encoding bifunctional acetaldehyde-CoA/alcohol dehydrogenase → MAVVKDLESLKELIQRVRKAQEEFATFDQERVDKIFRKVAQKMNDERITLANLAVAETGMGIVEDKVIKNHFASEYIYNKYKDEKTCGVLEDDRSYGVKKIATPIGIIAGIIPTTNPTSTAMFKTLISLKTRNAIIFSPHPRAKQATIETAKIALETAVKYGAPKDIIGWIDEPSVELSRELMASVDLILATGGPGMVKSAYSSGTPAIGVGAGNTPVVIDKSADIKMTANYILMSKTFDNGVICATEQSVIIDKEIYDKVRNEFLNRGAYILNDEELNKVREILFINGNLNADIVGKSAYIIAGMAGFEIPKSSKVLIGEVESTGIEEPFAHEKLSPVLAMYKSEDFEDGLKKADELVKLGGLGHTSSLYINLAEKEKIDKFGRLMKTGRTLINMPASLGAIGDVFNFKLEPSLTLGCGSWGGNSVSENVGVKHLLNVKTIAERRENMLWFKVPEKIYFKYGSLPTALEELKGSHKKAFIVTDKVLAELGYTEHITKVLDSIHIDYRIFSEVKEDPTLSSAQAGAKAMLEYNPDVVIALGGGSAMDAAKIMWVLYEHPELRFRDLAMRFMDIRKRIVEFPEMGKKAKFVAVATSAGTGSEVTPFSVITDDETGIKYPLADYALTPNVAINDPELMLTMPKGLTVASGIDVFTHALESYVSVMATEYTKPYSKEAARLVFKYLPESVELGSKAIKAKEKMANASCLAGMAFANAFLGINHSLAHKLGGKFHVPHGIANAMLLEEVIRFNAAEAPTKMGLFPQYRYPDAMQRYAEMNDYLGFGGNTKEEKVENLIKGINELNRKIGIPASIKEWGVPEKDFLEAVDEMSLDAFDDQCTPANPRYPLMEELREIYLKAYYGKEWENEKERVGKILGF
- a CDS encoding transposase, which codes for MNFFKNGSGRDIEKLGKKVLIVMDNARFHRKNILEKIIKGTGHCLLFLPTYSPYLNPIEKLWANIKKKLKDIAHNFNTLEEAVTSVLFNKLVQF
- a CDS encoding IS630 transposase-related protein, translated to MAYEKDYRKRILNFYYENGKTKTLFQFNISSSTLYRWIKLKKETGDLSSRTRKRKFKVLDPEKLDEYMKNPENADKYIREIAKDFGCGKETVRVALKKSGYTRKKTDKIQGAG
- a CDS encoding glycoside hydrolase family 57 protein, with the translated sequence MNGYFSLVLHAHLPYVRHPEYKEFLEEDWLYEAITETYVPLLEMFESLTRDNIPWNITITMSGTLVNMLNDELLRERYIRHIDKLIEFCENEVERLSPYPDMLNVAKHNLWFNTRAKQVFEEKYNRDLVGAFRKFQDQGNLEIIPVTATHGFLPVMKDYPEAVNAQVFMAKKDYIKNFGRNPKGIWLAECAYYPGQDKFLEKHGIRYFLVDAHGIMHSNPRPVYGIYSPVYTKNYVAAFARDLESSEQVWSSESGYPGDGLYREFHKDAGYELDYELVKPYLHSDGVRRNIGIKYHAITDKKGTYKAVYNPQAAAERAKEHAYNFVFNRSKQIEYLASKMKYRKPIVVSPYDAELYGHWWYEGPIFLEWVFRAIAESNFSTITPYKYLELYPTNQIVDVSMSSWGANGYYDVWIDGSNDYAYRHLHKAAQKMIELANGREPYNELEYRALNQAARELLMAQTSCWEFIMYTGTMVGYAHKKISDHVHRLFKIYEDFKNGRLDEGWINEIESRDNIFPEIEYRMYRSDWL
- the rlmB gene encoding 23S rRNA (guanosine(2251)-2'-O)-methyltransferase RlmB, with amino-acid sequence MEKIIGINPVIEVLKSDKNIEKLEIYKKIKKETIKEILNLASKRNIKIFYTDRRTENSQGVVVLVSEFDYYMDFSAFLEKLLRKEKSRVVVLDQIQDPRNFGAIIRSAECFGVDGIIIQDRNSVKVTGTVVKSSTGAIEHVDIIKVTNISDTIDKLKKYGYTVYGAEADGQNYYYEENYPEKVCLVLGSEGNGMRKKVKEHCDKIVKIHLKGQINSLNVSVAGGIILAEMSKN
- a CDS encoding TraX family protein; its protein translation is MSLFILKIIGIIAMFVDHYHYIIGGNVILNIVGRIAFPIFAFTLSEGYVHTRNLKKYLYRLFIFAIGIQIPSVIFGHKYPINIFFTLFLGLLTIYILNFKKKYIKNQIFLWIIKIILMSFILFISQWLEMDYGAYGILLIVNFNISRNSKFCILMNFLILNTFNLLFPDIFKLTKTQFFSIVSLIFIFMYNGKKGRSMKYFFYLFYPIHFLILEGIRNIR
- the nth gene encoding endonuclease III translates to MTKKERLKKIFPILKEKFGNPKAALEFETPYQLMVAVILSAQCTDVRVNIVTKELFKVVRKPEDIRKMDLETLEKYIKSTGFYKNKAKNIKLNAEMMLEKYNDIIPKDLKKLVELPGVGRKTANVVLGELWNIREGIVVDTHVKRLSNRIGFVKNDNPEIIERELMKFVPKKDWFVYSHYMILHGRDKCIARKPKCNICEIRDYCKYNLDNLKKKGISK
- a CDS encoding D-alanyl-D-alanine carboxypeptidase family protein; translation: MVKKIKRVLIFGVLALFAVLIYAEGEQDSSKEGITVKEEKSKNSTTREDGSSEIEQATRRGYSKHFRHGKKRRNSKHEEYNEYTENNQNRSSNWKSKSEKWQNKTSSLKDSNSEETKHRRKLVKAIEHEHEGASHYYGEVIKFIATTDGKVLKEKMSRQKHPIASLTKVMNILVALEQVDRGNAKLDDKICFTPEFVNMGGSWLNAKAGDCYTLKDLLRAEIIYSANNAAYLVAHHIGKGNIDNFVKLMNDKAKELGMNDTRYYTPAGLPPSMTNKNMDISTAYDMYLLGNRAIRDERLRAWMKESELVLQNSEGEDVVYNNRNHLLDQFGIYGLKTGFHAQAGYNMIVSSKIGNLEIISVTLGNKSDNARTEDQEQEFTQLEKRMIPVYKAGQEINKKFKIKNAEAKEIKGVLSTNVYQIDNTNYKFEVKDLQVSAEKEGISKGDVIGKLEVLSNDNKVVGTVDIVAQNDYKQLSLFRRILRFITLGLA